TACTTGATGGCGGTATTTGCCCAGGATAGCAATAGTAGTGGCAGTGCCAGCGGAAGTGGAGCAGCCGCCGACTCGGAGGACTCCCAGATTGGCCAGGAGGCCAATCCAGGTGGCCAGGAGAATCAGGGAAATCACAGGAGGCGACCGCCGCGCCAGAAGATCAATGCTAGAGAGCGCTATCGGACATTTAAGTGAgtaaaaagtatataaatgTTAATAAGCAAAACATAGCCCTAGTTGAAAGTGTATTTATTAACAATTAaccatttaatattttctttttttcctaAACAAAATCAGTGTTAATTCGGCCTACGAGGCATTAAGAAATTTAATACCCACGGAGCCCATGAATCGCAAGCTTTCAAAGATCGAGATCATCCGCCTGGCCAGCAGCTATATAACGCACCTAAGTAGCACCCTAGAAACAGGTTTGCTTAAAAAACGTTATTCATATAAAAGTATactaatttgtttaaatttttaaggCACTGAATGCCAGCCATGTTTGCTGCACAAATACGAGAGCGAAGGAATAACTAGACGTATCAGTATCTGCACCTTTTGCctgaaaaccaaatgaaattaattatttattggatATTTCtaagaatatttatataattcgTCGTATCTGTTGCATTTAGG
The DNA window shown above is from Drosophila melanogaster chromosome X and carries:
- the CG33557 gene encoding uncharacterized protein, whose translation is MAVSSSSSSFSNYLMAVFAQDSNSSGSASGSGAAADSEDSQIGQEANPGGQENQGNHRRRPPRQKINARERYRTFNVNSAYEALRNLIPTEPMNRKLSKIEIIRLASSYITHLSSTLETGTECQPCLLHKYESEGITRRISICTFCLKTK